From Streptomyces sp. TLI_105, the proteins below share one genomic window:
- a CDS encoding aldo/keto reductase, producing MSLKDILPGRLGFGTAPLGNMFRAIPDAEARATVEAAWDHGIRFYDTAPFYGAGLAEERLGEVLAGKPRDEYVLSTKVGRIVLDEHETDVPDFGEKGGLFEHGNPNKILHEWTADATERSIEGSLKRLGTDRLDIVWVHDIAQDFHGDAWLGKFEEARTGAFRVLSRLRDEGVIKAWGLGVNKTEPVELTLALDEPKPDGFLLAGRYTLLDHHHALTRLLPMAQEQDVDMVVGGPYSSGILAGGTHFEYQQAPADIVERVTRIKALTEKHGVGIKAAALQFSLAHPASAAVIPGATRPSRIAEDTAALNETVPAAFWADLRTAGLVSPAAPLPYGA from the coding sequence ATGTCGCTCAAGGACATCCTTCCCGGCCGTCTCGGCTTCGGCACCGCCCCGCTCGGCAACATGTTCCGCGCGATCCCCGACGCGGAGGCCCGCGCCACCGTCGAGGCCGCCTGGGACCACGGCATCCGCTTCTACGACACCGCCCCCTTCTACGGCGCCGGCCTGGCCGAGGAGCGCCTCGGCGAGGTCCTCGCCGGCAAGCCCCGCGACGAGTACGTGCTGTCGACCAAGGTCGGCCGGATCGTCCTCGACGAGCACGAGACCGACGTCCCGGACTTCGGCGAGAAGGGCGGCCTGTTCGAGCACGGCAACCCGAACAAGATCCTCCACGAGTGGACCGCCGACGCCACCGAACGCTCCATCGAGGGCAGCCTCAAGCGTCTCGGCACCGACCGCCTCGACATCGTCTGGGTCCACGACATCGCGCAGGACTTCCACGGCGACGCCTGGCTCGGCAAGTTCGAGGAGGCCCGCACCGGCGCCTTCCGCGTCCTGTCCCGGCTGCGCGACGAGGGCGTCATCAAGGCCTGGGGCCTGGGCGTCAACAAGACCGAACCCGTCGAGCTCACCCTCGCCCTGGACGAGCCGAAGCCCGACGGCTTCCTCCTCGCCGGCCGCTACACCCTCCTCGACCACCACCACGCCCTGACCCGACTGCTGCCCATGGCCCAGGAGCAGGACGTCGACATGGTCGTCGGCGGCCCCTACAGCTCCGGCATCCTCGCCGGCGGCACCCACTTCGAGTACCAGCAGGCCCCCGCCGACATCGTCGAACGGGTCACCCGCATCAAGGCCCTCACCGAGAAGCACGGCGTCGGCATCAAGGCCGCCGCCCTGCAGTTCTCCCTCGCCCACCCCGCCTCCGCCGCCGTCATCCCCGGCGCCACCCGTCCCAGCCGGATCGCCGAGGACACCGCCGCCCTGAACGAGACCGTCCCGGCCGCCTTCTGGGCCGACCTGCGCACCGCCGGCCTCGTCAGCCCCGCCGCCCCCCTCCCGTACGGCGCCTGA
- a CDS encoding alpha/beta hydrolase, whose amino-acid sequence MRFTSEQRLDDGVLEREFTLGEIPGILWTPASASASAPAPLILLGHPPLGLRKMYPRLVDRARRAAADGFAAATIELPGSGDRPRWAAAEQARADMRRAVEAGEPVGDEIVDALVLPLVDRAVPEWQAALDALLTLPGIGGPVGYSGGVISIGVRLTVVEPRIAAAGLFAGSFVPRAIFEEARQVTIPLHVLLQWDDEGNDRQASLDLFDAFGSEEKTLHANMGGHTGVPQFAGDAAAQFFARHLR is encoded by the coding sequence ATGCGATTCACTTCCGAGCAGCGCCTCGACGACGGCGTCCTCGAACGCGAATTCACCCTCGGCGAGATCCCCGGCATCCTGTGGACTCCCGCATCCGCATCCGCATCCGCACCGGCGCCGCTGATCCTGCTCGGCCACCCCCCGCTCGGACTGCGCAAGATGTACCCCCGACTGGTGGACCGGGCCCGGCGCGCCGCGGCGGACGGCTTCGCCGCGGCCACCATCGAGCTCCCCGGCAGCGGCGACCGGCCCCGTTGGGCCGCCGCCGAGCAGGCCCGCGCCGACATGCGCCGGGCCGTGGAAGCCGGCGAGCCGGTCGGCGACGAGATCGTCGACGCCCTCGTGCTCCCGCTCGTCGACAGAGCGGTACCGGAATGGCAGGCCGCCCTGGACGCCCTCCTGACGCTGCCCGGGATCGGCGGCCCGGTCGGGTACTCGGGGGGCGTGATCTCCATCGGCGTCCGCCTCACGGTGGTCGAGCCGCGCATCGCGGCCGCCGGACTCTTCGCCGGGAGCTTCGTGCCTCGCGCGATCTTCGAGGAGGCCCGCCAGGTCACCATTCCGCTGCACGTCCTGCTGCAGTGGGACGACGAAGGGAACGACCGGCAGGCGTCCCTGGACCTGTTCGACGCCTTCGGCTCCGAGGAGAAGACCCTCCACGCCAACATGGGCGGGCACACCGGCGTCCCGCAGTTCGCGGGGGACGCCGCGGCCCAGTTCTTCGCCCGGCACCTGAGGTGA
- a CDS encoding VOC family protein, giving the protein MAVSSTPIGLTRGAHVGISVSDLDVAIDFYQALTGRPPVAQGTMNSVAFGKSQGLPDANLRYATINIDGLGIDLIEFQDPVGWRTNGAANRPGSMHLCFEVDDFDAVYKRMKEAGYDFLGDDYTFLAGEVTPDAALGTKVAYFNDPDGTNLEIIEPKGGFAH; this is encoded by the coding sequence ATGGCTGTTTCCAGCACTCCGATCGGGCTCACCCGGGGCGCGCACGTCGGGATCTCGGTCTCGGACCTGGACGTGGCGATCGATTTCTACCAGGCCCTGACGGGACGGCCGCCCGTCGCGCAGGGGACCATGAACAGTGTGGCCTTCGGCAAGTCGCAGGGACTGCCCGACGCGAATCTGCGGTACGCCACGATCAACATCGACGGCCTCGGCATCGACCTCATCGAGTTCCAGGACCCGGTGGGCTGGCGGACGAACGGGGCGGCGAACCGCCCCGGATCCATGCACCTGTGCTTCGAGGTCGACGACTTCGACGCCGTGTACAAGCGCATGAAGGAGGCGGGCTACGACTTCCTGGGCGACGACTACACCTTCCTGGCGGGCGAGGTCACCCCGGACGCGGCCCTCGGCACCAAGGTGGCCTATTTCAACGACCCCGACGGCACCAACCTGGAGATCATCGAGCCCAAGGGCGGGTTCGCCCACTAG
- a CDS encoding NADP-dependent succinic semialdehyde dehydrogenase, producing MGIATVNPATGETLRTYEAHGPEEVERRIAAAHEAYRQYRTTSFAERSRLMRAAATLLDEDTEDIARTMTTEMGKPIAAARAEAAKCAKAMRWYAKHAEELLADEHPAESDVQDSGADVARVHYRPLGPILAVMPWNFPLWQVIRFAAPALMAGNTGLLKHASNVPRTALYLGDLFRRAGYPDGCFQTLLIGSREVEGVLRDPRVVAATLTGSEPAGRSVAAIAGGEVKKTVLELGGSDPYIVMPSADVVGAVKTAVTARVQNNGQSCIAAKRFIVHHDVYDDFSERFTAAMNALTVGDPLDESTDVGPLATEQGRADLEALVDDAVERGATVLCGGHRPEEPALRNGWYYRPTVLTGITPEMRIHHEEAFGPVATVYPVRDVEEAVAVANDSPFGLSSNVWTRSQEDIAFFVRDLEAGGVFVNGMTASHPALPFGGIKRSGYGRELSGHGIREFCNATTVWQRA from the coding sequence ATGGGCATCGCCACCGTGAACCCGGCGACGGGTGAGACGCTGCGCACCTACGAGGCCCACGGGCCCGAGGAGGTCGAGCGACGCATCGCCGCCGCGCACGAGGCGTACCGCCAGTACCGTACGACCTCCTTCGCCGAACGCTCCCGGCTCATGCGCGCCGCCGCGACCCTCCTCGACGAGGACACCGAGGACATCGCCCGCACCATGACCACCGAGATGGGCAAGCCGATCGCCGCCGCCCGCGCGGAGGCCGCCAAGTGCGCGAAGGCCATGCGCTGGTACGCCAAGCACGCGGAGGAGCTGCTCGCCGACGAGCACCCGGCCGAGAGCGACGTCCAGGACTCGGGCGCCGACGTGGCCCGGGTCCACTACCGGCCCCTCGGCCCGATCCTCGCCGTCATGCCCTGGAACTTCCCGCTCTGGCAGGTGATCCGCTTCGCCGCGCCCGCGCTCATGGCGGGCAACACCGGCCTCCTCAAACACGCCTCCAACGTGCCGAGGACCGCGCTCTACCTGGGCGACCTCTTCCGCCGCGCCGGATATCCCGACGGCTGCTTCCAGACCCTCCTCATCGGCTCCCGCGAGGTCGAGGGCGTCCTCCGGGACCCCCGGGTGGTGGCCGCCACCCTCACCGGCAGCGAACCGGCCGGCCGGTCCGTCGCCGCCATCGCGGGCGGCGAGGTGAAGAAGACCGTCCTGGAGCTCGGCGGCAGCGACCCGTACATCGTCATGCCCTCCGCCGACGTCGTCGGAGCCGTGAAGACCGCCGTCACCGCGCGCGTACAGAACAACGGACAGTCCTGCATCGCCGCCAAACGGTTCATCGTCCACCACGACGTGTACGACGACTTCTCGGAGCGCTTCACCGCCGCCATGAACGCCCTCACCGTCGGCGACCCCCTCGACGAGTCCACCGACGTCGGCCCCCTCGCCACCGAGCAGGGCCGGGCCGACCTGGAGGCGCTCGTCGACGACGCCGTCGAGCGGGGCGCCACCGTCCTCTGCGGTGGACACCGCCCGGAGGAGCCGGCGCTCCGGAACGGCTGGTACTACCGGCCCACCGTCCTCACCGGCATCACGCCGGAGATGCGCATCCACCACGAGGAGGCCTTCGGGCCGGTCGCCACCGTCTACCCGGTCCGCGACGTCGAGGAGGCCGTGGCCGTCGCCAACGACTCCCCGTTCGGCCTCAGCTCCAACGTCTGGACGCGCTCCCAGGAGGACATCGCGTTCTTCGTCCGCGACCTGGAGGCGGGCGGCGTCTTCGTCAACGGCATGACGGCCTCGCACCCGGCGCTCCCCTTCGGCGGGATCAAGCGCTCGGGGTACGGCCGGGAACTCTCCGGCCACGGCATCCGCGAGTTCTGCAACGCGACCACGGTCTGGCAGCGCGCCTGA
- a CDS encoding PHP domain-containing protein, with product MDPVAALNHIAFLLERAQAPGYRARAFRTAATAVAALPEGEAARRAAAGTLESLKGVGPKTAAVVREALEGRVPEYLARLEEELEASLGPTEGGGHAGEALRTALRGDCHLHSDWSDGGATIEAMGRTAAAIGHEWAVLTDHSPRLTVARGLSPERLRRQLEVVARLNEEWAPFRLLTGIECDILDDGSLDQEPELLDRLDLVVGSVHSKLRMDARSMTRRLERAVRDPLMDVLGHCTGRLVAGGRLRPESEFDAERVFAACAESGTAVEVNSRPERLDPPRRLLRTAVAAGTCFAVDTDAHAPGQLEWQILGCARAEECGVPPERVINTWPVERLLEWARG from the coding sequence GTGGATCCCGTCGCCGCGCTGAACCACATCGCGTTCCTGCTGGAACGCGCCCAGGCGCCGGGTTACCGGGCGCGTGCCTTCCGGACCGCCGCCACGGCCGTCGCCGCCCTGCCGGAGGGCGAGGCGGCCCGGCGGGCGGCCGCCGGCACCCTGGAATCGCTGAAGGGCGTCGGGCCGAAGACGGCGGCGGTGGTGCGCGAGGCCCTGGAGGGGCGGGTGCCGGAGTATCTGGCGCGTCTGGAGGAGGAGTTGGAGGCCTCACTGGGCCCCACGGAGGGGGGCGGCCACGCGGGTGAGGCGCTACGGACGGCCCTGCGCGGTGACTGCCATCTGCACTCGGACTGGTCCGACGGCGGCGCCACCATCGAGGCCATGGGGCGGACGGCGGCGGCGATCGGGCACGAATGGGCGGTCCTCACCGACCACTCGCCGCGCCTCACGGTGGCGCGGGGCCTGTCGCCCGAGCGCCTGCGGCGGCAACTGGAGGTCGTGGCGCGGCTCAACGAGGAGTGGGCGCCCTTCCGGCTGCTCACCGGGATCGAGTGCGACATCCTGGACGACGGCTCGCTCGACCAGGAACCGGAGCTGCTCGACCGTCTCGACCTGGTCGTCGGCTCGGTCCACTCGAAGCTCCGGATGGACGCCCGGTCGATGACCCGCCGCCTCGAACGGGCCGTGCGCGACCCGCTGATGGACGTGCTCGGTCACTGCACGGGACGCCTGGTGGCGGGCGGACGGCTGCGGCCCGAGTCCGAGTTCGACGCGGAGCGCGTCTTCGCCGCCTGCGCCGAGTCGGGGACGGCGGTGGAGGTCAACAGCCGTCCGGAGCGCCTCGATCCGCCGCGTCGGCTGCTGCGGACGGCGGTCGCGGCGGGCACGTGCTTCGCCGTCGACACGGACGCCCACGCGCCCGGTCAGCTGGAGTGGCAGATCCTGGGCTGCGCACGGGCCGAGGAGTGCGGGGTCCCACCGGAGCGGGTGATCAACACCTGGCCGGTGGAGCGGCTGTTGGAGTGGGCACGGGGCTGA
- a CDS encoding SpoIIE family protein phosphatase, protein MTDDDRRTRSGEIGPAEWLAMNRTGSFDWDLDTGTIDVDESGLLIFGVAPDTFDGRPVSIVTRLAPDEQVKLEDVVRQAVRGGAVSYTAHFPIPQADGSPHWTHVQARILRSPDGRARRIVGIVRDTTAEVAHFAFVQDLEKRREVQTNIVERTTSALSRAVTVDDVTAALTGPGGLARLGADGLALGLVENGSLNIIALSGESLDVLNDFRSRRLDRKLPLAETVLSGRPRFVSSFPSLGRDFPELAPYLPHLEFRAACYLPLVAQARSLGGMALFYRGRTSFNADERNLALGLAAIVAQSLQRALLFDEERELATGLQETMLPRRIPQFPGGEIAVRYHAAWSGRQVGGDWYDVIPLPRGRVGIVVGDVQGHDTHAAAIMGQLRIALRAYAGEGHAPSTVLARASRFLAELDTNRFATCTYAQVDLASGALRAVRAGHLGPLIRHTDGRVGQPKLRGGLPLGLATVFGDEEFPETRLDLVPGETLVLCTDGLVEQPGSDIESGLAALSGAIASGPPQAEALADHLSERLWERWGSGDDVALLVLRRSPDPGTPRAPRIHQYIHQADPQGLSDARAAVGQALRDWGMPELADDAELLTGELLVNVLLHTEGGAVLTLEVLPEPVRRVRLSVQDRSSAWPRRRTPGEAATSGRGLLLLDALASRWGVEPRGEGKAVWCEIGPVPVAVESAPGGG, encoded by the coding sequence ATGACCGATGACGACCGGCGTACGCGCAGTGGCGAGATCGGGCCCGCCGAGTGGCTCGCCATGAACCGGACCGGCAGCTTCGACTGGGATCTCGACACGGGCACCATCGATGTCGACGAGTCCGGGCTGCTGATCTTCGGCGTGGCCCCGGACACCTTCGACGGACGACCGGTGTCGATCGTGACGCGCCTGGCGCCCGACGAGCAGGTCAAGCTGGAGGACGTCGTACGACAGGCCGTACGTGGTGGCGCGGTCTCGTACACGGCGCACTTCCCCATCCCGCAGGCCGACGGCTCACCCCACTGGACGCACGTGCAGGCGCGGATCCTGCGTTCGCCGGACGGCCGGGCCCGGCGGATCGTCGGCATCGTGCGGGACACGACCGCCGAGGTCGCGCACTTCGCCTTCGTGCAGGATCTGGAGAAGCGGCGCGAGGTCCAGACGAACATCGTCGAGCGGACGACGAGCGCCCTGTCGCGCGCGGTGACCGTGGACGACGTGACCGCCGCCCTGACCGGCCCGGGCGGCCTCGCCCGGCTCGGCGCGGACGGCCTCGCCCTCGGTCTCGTCGAGAACGGCTCGCTCAACATCATCGCGCTCAGCGGGGAGTCCCTCGACGTCCTCAACGACTTCCGCAGCCGTCGCCTCGACCGGAAACTGCCGCTGGCCGAGACGGTGCTGAGCGGGCGGCCCCGGTTCGTCTCCTCGTTCCCTTCGCTGGGGCGGGACTTCCCCGAGCTCGCCCCCTACCTCCCGCACCTGGAGTTCCGGGCCGCCTGCTACCTCCCGCTGGTGGCGCAGGCGCGCTCGCTCGGCGGCATGGCCCTGTTCTACCGGGGCCGCACCTCCTTCAACGCCGACGAGCGCAACCTCGCGCTCGGCCTCGCGGCGATCGTCGCCCAGTCGCTCCAGCGGGCGCTCCTCTTCGACGAGGAGCGGGAGTTGGCCACCGGACTCCAGGAGACGATGCTGCCGCGTCGGATCCCGCAGTTCCCCGGCGGCGAGATCGCCGTCCGCTACCACGCGGCGTGGAGCGGACGGCAGGTCGGCGGCGACTGGTACGACGTGATCCCGCTGCCGCGCGGCCGGGTCGGGATCGTCGTCGGCGACGTCCAGGGGCACGACACCCACGCCGCCGCCATCATGGGGCAGCTGCGGATCGCCCTGCGCGCGTACGCCGGCGAGGGGCACGCCCCGTCGACCGTCCTCGCCCGGGCCTCCCGGTTCCTCGCCGAGCTGGACACCAACCGCTTCGCGACCTGCACGTACGCGCAGGTGGACCTGGCGAGCGGCGCCCTGCGCGCCGTACGGGCCGGGCATCTCGGTCCGTTGATCCGGCACACCGACGGCCGGGTCGGGCAGCCGAAGCTGCGGGGCGGGCTCCCGCTGGGTCTCGCGACCGTGTTCGGCGACGAGGAGTTCCCGGAGACACGGCTCGACCTCGTGCCCGGTGAGACGCTGGTGCTCTGCACGGACGGGCTCGTCGAGCAGCCCGGCTCGGACATCGAGTCCGGTCTCGCCGCGCTCTCGGGCGCGATCGCCAGCGGTCCGCCGCAGGCGGAGGCGCTCGCCGACCACCTCTCCGAGCGCCTCTGGGAGCGGTGGGGCTCGGGCGACGACGTGGCGCTCCTCGTGCTGCGGCGCAGCCCGGACCCGGGCACGCCCCGGGCACCGCGCATCCACCAGTACATCCACCAGGCCGACCCGCAGGGCCTCTCGGACGCGCGGGCGGCCGTCGGACAGGCGCTCCGCGACTGGGGCATGCCGGAACTCGCCGACGACGCCGAACTGTTGACGGGCGAACTGCTCGTGAACGTGCTGCTGCACACCGAGGGCGGAGCGGTGCTGACGCTGGAGGTGCTGCCCGAGCCGGTGCGGCGGGTACGGCTCTCGGTGCAGGACCGGTCGAGCGCCTGGCCCCGGCGGCGCACCCCCGGCGAGGCCGCCACCTCGGGTCGGGGGCTGCTCCTGCTCGACGCGCTGGCCTCCCGGTGGGGGGTGGAGCCGCGCGGCGAGGGCAAGGCGGTGTGGTGCGAGATCGGGCCCGTGCCGGTGGCGGTCGAATCCGCCCCCGGCGGTGGGTGA
- a CDS encoding BTAD domain-containing putative transcriptional regulator, with amino-acid sequence MQPPPYRVLGPCQAFRTDDGTEAVLSGARLRALLTALAAAGGHAVGPGALIDQVWADGDPADDQDRTAALQALVGRLRRALGREAVVSAPGGYRLAADPDAVDLHRFERLAAEGAVALAAGRAERAAALLDEALGLWRGPALADLPGRDTDPLVVRVDQRHAQARRDRLAADLALGRADAVLAPLAALAAGQPLDEPLQALRIRALRAAGRPAEALAAYEEVRTALADRLGTDPGPELRSLHAELLTEDGPVPPSPPAPSAPAGALPARLTSFIGRADELDSLAAAWDGRRLVTLTGPGGVGKTRLALEAAGTYEGPVHLAELASVRGESTVAAAVLTALGARETQLWHTPAVSPADPKDRFAALVEHCAGRRMLLVLDNCEHVVAEAAELAQALLTRCPGVTVLATSREPLGVPGEEVRPLGPLPVDMALRLLGERGAAARPGFRVAEDPEAAEEICRRLDGLPLAIELAAARLRMLSVRQIADRLDDRFRLLTSGARTVLPRQQTLRAVVDWSWELLDEAERAVLRRLAVFTGGCDLTAAEAICASEAPAPAIAPAPARQTPSTGLPDEPHARGANGRGGRDGRDADVPGVPAADVRGVPDVPGVDVPAAGVLDALGALVDKSLVVAAPDGGGMRFRLLETVAEYAGERLDEAGERAAAERRHLTYYRELARRTEPEMRGPGQVDAIARFEREHDNLRGALRTAVALGDEQELLCLVHALSWFWQLRNHQVDARTWAAEAGRLGPDPFQEPVRPAEPLEGRCVDVPPPWTGERLWEARRGGRLYALATEGGEGATALERPETRARLAALVAAYRPGLPQTCRQPGTMWYFARLMTGELTGLDEALTLIVDACRAHGSGWDLGFALLMRAKLVGRGADAAEGLALFEAAGDFWGIAESLAARGEAYEREGRLAEAAADFERATDAAVRVGARSQVPVFTARLAAVRLRLRPEGDAAAERLLVEAADEAGQWGAEAAGGGRLLLAQHYGNTGRTALARAQLSLLEEEFGDVTPALFWGLVGGTWAWLDCLDGAYDRALSRLARAVVDIETLAHLVAPHLVVAQFGTAAWARGGRGAPGDAETGVRLLGAYDAHAGSDTGGGFRPFTPETEVAIRGRAEAVLRAALPPEAYTRGYEEGAGLSLRTAAALVREGEDPGQGPGTR; translated from the coding sequence GTGCAGCCGCCGCCCTACCGTGTTCTCGGTCCGTGCCAGGCCTTCCGTACCGACGACGGGACGGAGGCGGTCCTGAGCGGTGCCAGGCTCCGGGCCCTCCTCACCGCACTCGCCGCGGCCGGCGGGCACGCGGTGGGCCCCGGCGCGCTGATCGACCAGGTGTGGGCCGACGGCGACCCGGCCGACGACCAGGACCGTACGGCGGCGCTCCAGGCCCTCGTCGGCCGCCTGCGCCGGGCCCTCGGCCGCGAGGCCGTCGTCTCCGCCCCCGGTGGCTACCGGCTGGCCGCCGACCCGGACGCCGTCGACCTGCACCGCTTCGAACGGCTCGCCGCCGAAGGCGCCGTCGCGCTCGCCGCCGGCCGTGCCGAACGGGCGGCCGCGCTCCTCGACGAGGCCCTGGGCCTCTGGCGCGGGCCCGCCCTCGCGGATCTGCCCGGCCGGGACACCGACCCCCTGGTCGTACGGGTCGATCAGCGGCACGCGCAGGCGCGGCGCGACCGGCTCGCCGCCGACCTGGCCCTCGGACGGGCCGACGCCGTGCTCGCGCCCCTCGCCGCGCTCGCCGCAGGACAGCCGCTCGACGAACCCCTCCAGGCCCTGCGGATCCGCGCCCTGCGCGCGGCCGGACGGCCCGCCGAGGCCCTCGCCGCGTACGAGGAGGTCCGCACGGCCCTCGCGGACCGGCTCGGCACGGACCCCGGACCGGAACTGCGCTCCCTGCACGCCGAACTCCTCACGGAGGACGGGCCCGTGCCGCCCTCGCCTCCCGCTCCGTCCGCGCCGGCCGGCGCCCTTCCCGCCCGCCTGACCTCGTTCATCGGCCGGGCCGACGAACTGGACTCGCTCGCCGCGGCCTGGGACGGGCGGCGGCTCGTCACCCTCACCGGGCCGGGCGGCGTGGGCAAGACGCGGCTCGCCCTGGAGGCGGCCGGGACGTACGAGGGCCCCGTCCACCTCGCCGAACTCGCCTCCGTACGCGGGGAGTCCACGGTCGCCGCCGCCGTCCTCACCGCGCTCGGGGCCCGCGAGACCCAGCTCTGGCACACCCCGGCCGTTTCCCCGGCCGACCCGAAGGACCGGTTCGCGGCCCTCGTCGAGCACTGCGCCGGGCGCCGGATGCTGCTGGTCCTCGACAACTGCGAGCACGTCGTCGCCGAGGCGGCGGAGCTCGCGCAGGCGCTCCTCACCCGCTGCCCGGGCGTGACCGTCCTCGCGACGAGCCGCGAGCCCCTGGGAGTGCCGGGGGAGGAGGTACGGCCGCTGGGCCCGCTGCCCGTGGACATGGCGCTGCGGCTCCTCGGGGAGCGGGGCGCGGCCGCGCGACCGGGGTTCCGGGTGGCGGAGGACCCGGAGGCGGCGGAGGAGATCTGCCGCCGCCTCGACGGACTGCCGCTGGCGATCGAACTGGCGGCGGCGCGGCTGCGGATGCTGTCGGTGCGGCAGATCGCGGACCGGCTCGACGACCGGTTCCGCCTGCTGACCTCGGGCGCGCGGACGGTGCTGCCGCGTCAGCAGACCCTGCGGGCGGTGGTGGACTGGTCGTGGGAGCTCCTCGACGAGGCCGAACGGGCGGTGCTGCGGCGGCTGGCGGTCTTCACGGGCGGGTGCGACCTGACGGCGGCGGAGGCGATCTGCGCGAGCGAGGCGCCCGCGCCCGCGATCGCGCCCGCGCCCGCACGGCAGACCCCGAGCACCGGCCTGCCGGACGAGCCGCATGCGCGAGGCGCCAACGGGCGGGGCGGGCGGGACGGGCGGGACGCCGACGTGCCGGGCGTTCCGGCCGCCGACGTGCGGGGCGTGCCCGACGTGCCGGGTGTCGACGTGCCCGCCGCCGGTGTCCTGGACGCGCTCGGTGCTCTGGTCGACAAGTCGCTGGTGGTGGCCGCGCCCGACGGCGGTGGGATGCGTTTCCGGCTCCTGGAGACCGTGGCCGAGTACGCGGGAGAGCGGCTGGACGAGGCCGGGGAGCGGGCGGCGGCGGAGCGGCGGCACCTCACGTACTACCGGGAGCTCGCCCGCCGGACCGAACCGGAGATGCGCGGACCCGGCCAGGTCGACGCCATCGCCCGCTTCGAGCGGGAGCACGACAACCTGCGCGGCGCCCTCCGGACGGCCGTCGCGCTCGGCGACGAGCAGGAGCTGCTCTGCCTGGTCCACGCGCTCAGTTGGTTCTGGCAGCTCCGCAACCACCAGGTCGACGCCCGCACCTGGGCCGCAGAGGCCGGCCGCCTCGGCCCCGACCCCTTCCAGGAGCCCGTCCGCCCTGCCGAGCCGCTGGAAGGCCGGTGCGTGGACGTGCCGCCGCCGTGGACCGGCGAGCGGCTGTGGGAGGCCCGGCGCGGCGGCCGGCTGTACGCCCTCGCCACCGAGGGCGGCGAGGGCGCCACCGCCCTGGAGCGGCCCGAGACCCGCGCCCGGCTTGCCGCCCTGGTCGCCGCGTACCGTCCGGGACTCCCGCAGACCTGCCGCCAGCCGGGCACCATGTGGTACTTCGCCCGGCTCATGACCGGAGAGCTCACCGGCCTCGACGAGGCCCTGACCCTGATCGTCGACGCCTGCCGCGCCCACGGCAGCGGCTGGGACCTGGGCTTCGCCCTCCTCATGCGGGCCAAGCTCGTCGGCCGGGGCGCCGACGCCGCCGAGGGACTCGCCCTCTTCGAGGCCGCCGGGGACTTCTGGGGGATCGCGGAGTCCCTCGCCGCCCGGGGCGAGGCCTACGAGCGGGAGGGCCGGCTGGCCGAGGCGGCGGCCGACTTCGAGCGGGCCACCGACGCCGCCGTCCGTGTCGGAGCGCGTTCCCAGGTGCCCGTCTTCACCGCCCGCCTCGCTGCCGTACGCCTCCGGCTCCGTCCGGAGGGGGACGCGGCGGCCGAGCGGCTCCTGGTCGAGGCCGCCGACGAGGCCGGGCAGTGGGGAGCCGAGGCCGCCGGCGGCGGCAGGCTGCTGCTCGCCCAGCACTACGGCAACACCGGGCGCACCGCCCTCGCCCGCGCGCAGCTCTCCCTCCTGGAGGAGGAGTTCGGGGACGTCACCCCGGCGCTCTTCTGGGGCCTGGTCGGCGGGACGTGGGCGTGGCTCGACTGCCTCGACGGCGCCTACGACCGGGCCCTGTCACGCCTCGCCCGGGCCGTCGTGGACATCGAGACCCTCGCCCACCTGGTCGCCCCGCACCTCGTCGTCGCCCAGTTCGGGACGGCAGCCTGGGCCCGTGGCGGCCGGGGCGCGCCGGGCGACGCCGAGACGGGGGTCCGGCTCCTCGGCGCGTACGACGCCCACGCCGGCTCCGACACGGGCGGCGGATTCCGCCCCTTCACCCCGGAGACCGAGGTCGCGATCCGGGGCCGCGCCGAGGCGGTGCTCCGCGCGGCCCTGCCCCCGGAGGCGTACACCCGTGGCTACGAGGAGGGCGCCGGCCTCTCCCTCAGGACGGCCGCCGCCCTGGTCCGGGAGGGGGAGGACCCCGGCCAGGGACCCGGCACGCGGTGA